The following coding sequences are from one Leptolyngbya sp. NIES-3755 window:
- a CDS encoding tetratricopeptide TPR_1 repeat-containing protein (similar to AA sequence:cyanobase_aa:LBDG_34590) has protein sequence MDSVASPILYISLLLVLLSSAAFFVARQVLKTRRVESALSRLQSKLNKEKGTAEEYYELGSILLDKRLFSQAINQFQKAIKLETLEGQDLAAVYNAMGFAYFAQEQFDLAIRQYKEAIKLMPEYVTALNNLGHAYERKQLAAQALEFYDQALEIEPTNQTAKRRAEALRKRLVPST, from the coding sequence ATGGACAGCGTAGCCTCCCCTATTCTTTACATTTCCTTACTCCTGGTCTTGCTCAGTAGTGCCGCTTTCTTCGTCGCTCGGCAAGTCCTCAAAACTCGCCGGGTCGAAAGTGCTCTGTCTCGCCTACAAAGCAAACTCAACAAAGAGAAAGGAACCGCAGAAGAGTATTACGAACTCGGTAGCATTCTGCTCGACAAACGACTATTTTCTCAGGCGATCAACCAGTTCCAGAAAGCGATCAAGCTCGAAACGCTCGAAGGTCAGGATCTCGCAGCCGTGTACAACGCGATGGGATTTGCCTATTTTGCTCAAGAACAGTTCGATTTGGCAATTCGGCAGTACAAAGAGGCGATCAAACTGATGCCGGAGTATGTGACCGCTTTGAATAATTTGGGACATGCTTATGAACGTAAGCAGTTAGCGGCTCAAGCTTTGGAGTTCTATGATCAAGCGCTAGAAATTGAACCTACCAATCAGACCGCTAAACGACGGGCAGAAGCATTAAGAAAGCGCTTGGTTCCGTCAACGTAG
- a CDS encoding hypothetical protein (similar to AA sequence:cyanobase_aa:Ava_1781), producing MSRNWFLAIPSLALGVSAILVASAAHALTPITSAEIREIVRQVRFVPRGQSERDAILSEIMRPDDALVTARSSRVGLRFNDGSWARVGEMATFRFVPGTRNFRLKNGTVLLLIKPGQGRTTIDTPNASAGVRGSALFVRYDEQTETTVVGALTNNPNGPMEIIDNTTGRKLPLEAGQMAIVDPLGIRLFNFDMHRFYETSDIVRGLDLQRRESQPSAEPGIAAVQAETSQALREQKPLTGPVIENPRMVQLSPTTETPVATPTQNSSPQTNTTTAETKPASGTNTTGGTTSGGNSTTGGGQVNERDAPNGAVKTDTTGNTETNTNSGTTTTNPGTNSGTTTNPGTNSGTSTTSGTPTNPGTSTTPNPGTSTTPSNSTPNSGTTTTTPSNSTTTPSNSTTTPNTATGTNSTSTGTTPATSGVTTPSGSTTPSNSGTTTPSTTPTATTPSSGATTPTNSSSTPIEVTPTPGASTAPAPTVVPSPNPNPNPTTNTPVNPAATPTPVAPTPSTSPTTSTPTTSPAPTPTIPTPSANPSPTPAPQNTGQPPTAPTRQLIELEPSRPAIQEQPSGSTPPAQVTPPPVEPLPAPPVQPAPPAPAPPVITPVDTSTQPPVQPIAPPPAPPVQPSPPTPPVEQPPTPPVQPVPTPPVVPPQPVPTPPVEQPPQPTPVPTPPVEQPPAPGPQPSVPPVLYTP from the coding sequence ATGTCCCGCAATTGGTTCCTTGCAATCCCATCTCTGGCGCTAGGAGTGAGTGCCATCCTGGTCGCTAGTGCCGCCCATGCCCTTACTCCCATCACTTCCGCCGAAATCCGGGAGATTGTAAGACAAGTTCGATTCGTACCGAGGGGACAATCCGAGCGCGATGCAATTTTGTCAGAAATTATGCGCCCCGATGATGCGCTCGTCACAGCAAGATCCTCGCGAGTCGGTTTGCGCTTCAATGATGGCTCTTGGGCACGAGTGGGCGAAATGGCAACCTTCCGATTTGTGCCAGGAACACGGAATTTCCGTCTCAAAAACGGAACAGTACTGCTACTAATCAAACCGGGACAGGGCAGAACGACGATCGATACTCCGAACGCTTCCGCTGGAGTCCGAGGATCAGCCCTCTTCGTTCGCTACGATGAGCAGACCGAAACTACTGTCGTCGGTGCATTGACGAACAATCCCAATGGACCGATGGAAATCATCGACAACACTACAGGACGCAAACTACCTCTAGAAGCGGGACAAATGGCGATCGTTGATCCTCTAGGGATTCGTCTGTTCAATTTCGACATGCACCGCTTCTACGAAACCAGCGATATTGTCCGCGGTCTAGATTTGCAGCGTCGAGAATCCCAACCCAGTGCAGAACCAGGAATTGCCGCCGTACAAGCTGAAACATCTCAAGCTCTACGGGAACAAAAGCCACTCACTGGACCCGTGATCGAGAATCCCAGAATGGTGCAGCTTTCTCCAACCACAGAGACTCCTGTAGCCACCCCTACTCAGAACTCAAGCCCTCAAACGAACACGACAACGGCTGAAACTAAGCCCGCCTCTGGAACGAACACAACGGGTGGAACCACGTCTGGCGGTAACTCGACGACAGGTGGTGGGCAAGTCAATGAGCGCGATGCCCCAAACGGTGCGGTGAAAACCGACACGACAGGGAATACCGAAACGAATACGAATTCGGGCACTACAACAACAAATCCTGGAACAAATTCGGGCACTACAACAAATCCTGGGACAAATTCGGGCACTTCAACGACTTCCGGTACTCCAACAAATCCTGGCACTTCGACAACACCGAACCCTGGCACTTCAACCACTCCTAGCAACTCAACACCGAATTCTGGCACTACAACAACGACTCCCAGTAATTCGACAACGACTCCTAGTAACTCGACAACCACTCCCAACACTGCCACTGGGACTAATTCAACTTCAACAGGTACAACACCTGCAACCTCTGGTGTAACGACTCCAAGCGGTAGCACAACGCCAAGCAATTCAGGAACGACAACTCCTTCCACAACGCCCACCGCCACCACACCTTCCAGCGGCGCAACAACCCCCACCAATTCAAGTAGCACCCCCATTGAAGTCACTCCGACCCCTGGCGCTTCTACCGCTCCAGCTCCGACCGTTGTTCCCTCTCCCAACCCCAACCCCAACCCGACCACAAATACCCCAGTCAATCCCGCTGCTACTCCTACACCTGTTGCCCCTACACCCAGCACATCTCCTACAACTTCTACACCCACCACATCTCCTGCTCCCACACCCACCATCCCAACACCCTCTGCAAATCCATCTCCGACTCCAGCACCACAGAACACGGGACAACCGCCCACCGCTCCCACACGTCAACTCATCGAGCTTGAGCCATCGCGCCCTGCGATTCAAGAGCAGCCTTCAGGCTCTACTCCGCCAGCGCAAGTTACTCCGCCTCCGGTAGAGCCGTTGCCCGCTCCCCCTGTGCAACCTGCTCCCCCTGCTCCAGCACCCCCCGTAATTACACCGGTCGATACCTCGACCCAACCTCCGGTACAACCGATCGCACCTCCGCCCGCTCCCCCCGTTCAGCCGTCTCCTCCCACCCCTCCAGTGGAGCAACCGCCAACGCCTCCAGTGCAACCCGTACCCACTCCCCCCGTAGTGCCTCCACAACCTGTACCGACTCCTCCGGTAGAGCAACCCCCGCAACCCACTCCAGTACCAACTCCTCCGGTAGAGCAACCGCCCGCACCTGGACCTCAACCCTCAGTGCCCCCGGTTCTTTATACTCCGTAA
- a CDS encoding hypothetical protein (hypothetical protein LYNGBM3L_36290;~similar to AA sequence:cyanobase_aa:LBDG_34550): protein MVDGKIVKRLAFREFSDAMPQISPLARFRSVRLPWILHYKLLGQVGCWFILSFTSKALCIPIHSETLSSGKSESEARSIEPRSQTEKADERFLIPRSNLESFSRQAKDLAFDEENFAIESIPSPAAFLPDALDSMSTTQKQLPRSVESPVLPPSRCWRSISKDCAYRPGNVQVTQQTEPPPESRRDSELGDLRLSPIPDSELGILSLQPIQTDPPVGAADPELGTLRIQERTTPQPPIVLPQSPRQPTAYLLARADYFKSSNVFSDIDPVDDGLFRTGLTFFYAPPIGPRTFLITSIDANLIRYTQLGRYRDINGDTRSLNYDELRFRAGVFHRITPRLSAELGWSNQKLFTSDRGLTQVFGGREFFGDNSIRFELSRQDKLSPRLSLNTYYQFRWSIANPNDRSRILNTFIATLGYNISQRFQTAIDYQFSWSHFTQQERDDLYHQLIGRVTYNFTPRTQANIFAGYSFGNSSDRRIDFDSFIFGVGLVFSVPLF from the coding sequence GTGGTGGACGGGAAGATTGTGAAACGATTGGCTTTTCGAGAGTTTAGCGATGCGATGCCACAGATTTCGCCTTTAGCACGTTTCCGTAGTGTAAGGCTACCGTGGATATTACATTACAAATTATTGGGTCAAGTAGGGTGCTGGTTTATCCTGAGTTTTACGAGTAAAGCTTTGTGTATTCCTATACACTCTGAAACTTTATCTTCAGGAAAATCCGAGTCTGAAGCTCGATCGATAGAACCGCGATCACAGACTGAAAAAGCAGATGAAAGGTTCCTGATCCCGCGATCAAATCTAGAGAGTTTCTCTCGTCAGGCAAAAGACTTGGCATTCGATGAGGAAAATTTCGCGATCGAGTCGATCCCAAGTCCAGCCGCTTTCCTTCCAGACGCATTGGATTCGATGAGCACAACTCAAAAACAACTACCGAGATCAGTTGAGTCTCCAGTTTTACCGCCTAGTCGATGTTGGCGATCGATTTCCAAGGATTGTGCCTATCGTCCAGGAAACGTTCAGGTCACGCAGCAAACGGAGCCACCACCAGAATCAAGACGAGATTCGGAACTTGGAGATCTGCGCCTCAGTCCGATCCCAGATTCAGAATTGGGGATTTTGAGTCTTCAACCGATTCAAACTGATCCGCCTGTTGGAGCCGCTGATCCTGAATTAGGAACGCTGAGAATTCAAGAGCGGACCACTCCACAACCCCCGATCGTGCTGCCGCAAAGTCCTCGGCAACCGACCGCTTATTTATTGGCACGAGCAGATTACTTTAAATCGTCGAATGTCTTTTCCGATATTGATCCCGTCGATGATGGTTTGTTTAGAACGGGATTGACCTTTTTCTATGCGCCGCCGATTGGACCTCGAACATTTTTAATTACGTCGATCGATGCCAATCTGATTCGATATACCCAACTCGGACGGTATCGAGACATTAATGGGGATACTCGATCGCTGAATTACGATGAGTTGCGGTTTCGGGCAGGCGTGTTTCATCGGATTACCCCTCGCTTGTCGGCGGAACTCGGTTGGAGTAATCAGAAATTGTTTACGTCTGATCGAGGATTGACGCAGGTTTTCGGAGGTCGAGAGTTTTTTGGCGATAATTCGATTCGGTTTGAGTTGAGTCGCCAAGACAAGCTGTCACCCAGACTTTCATTGAATACGTATTATCAATTCCGATGGAGTATTGCCAATCCGAACGATCGCAGTCGGATTCTGAATACCTTTATTGCAACGTTGGGATACAACATTTCACAGAGATTTCAAACCGCGATCGATTATCAGTTCTCTTGGTCGCATTTCACGCAGCAAGAACGGGATGATCTCTATCATCAGTTGATCGGGCGCGTGACTTACAATTTCACTCCGCGAACTCAAGC